Proteins found in one Amphiprion ocellaris isolate individual 3 ecotype Okinawa chromosome 22, ASM2253959v1, whole genome shotgun sequence genomic segment:
- the LOC118469573 gene encoding lysine-specific demethylase 5B-like, translating to MSIITGHLWSSTHKKKKSLYLDSLGESKEAIKKCLNTTRAFMRKKGCNFSRWTCGTVQHTQQSDSTSCGVFALKFAECLLQKEDTSFPATKEAINRHRLEIAVTLLLETDDLTDRCHFCGEQEHESDVNWIQCDVCLRWFHQMCVQGPPAEEDFVCLAC from the exons ATGAGCATCATCACTGGACACTtgtg GTCATCTacccacaagaaaaaaaaatccttgtacTTGGATTCGCTGGGGGAGTCGAAGGAagcaattaaaaaatgtttgaacaCAACAAG GGCTTTCATGCGAAAAAAAGGCTGCAACTTTTCAAGGTGGACATGCGGTActgtacaacacacacaacaatctGACAGTACATCGTGTGGAGTCTTTGCACTGAAG TTTGCAGAATGTCTGTTGCAAAAGGAAGACACCAGTTTTCCTGCCACGAAAGAGGCCATAAACAGACACAGGCTAGAAATTGCTGTTACTCTTCTCCTGGAAACTG atgaCCTGACAGACAGATGCCACTTTTGTGGGGAACAGGAACATGAGTCCGATGTGAACTGG ATTCAGTGTGATGTTTGTTTGCGGTGGTTCCACCAAATGTGTGTTCAAGGCCCACCAGCAGAAGAGGATTTTGTTTGTCTTGCTTGTTAA